One window of Agromyces rhizosphaerae genomic DNA carries:
- a CDS encoding TetR/AcrR family transcriptional regulator has translation MSVTTTRPLRRDAALNRERLLDEAEKYFAEAGIDASLHELAERTGVGIGTLYRRFPTYADLIRALYDRAAARIDVVMEQLAELDSGWDQVVAFLDGNLAILVDYPATPAVLHRMSELDPDYRPGMRWEEAVAAFVQRAHDEGSLRTDVTGTDLGMLPLAMASVLRFPEPQRGVALARYRTITLDGLRASDTAQPMPTEPFSTDDLNIAVHGRRAEPPTRAERT, from the coding sequence GTGTCAGTAACAACAACCCGACCGCTCCGCCGTGACGCCGCACTCAACCGCGAGCGCCTGCTCGACGAGGCCGAGAAATACTTCGCGGAGGCGGGCATCGACGCCTCGCTGCACGAGCTCGCCGAGCGCACCGGGGTCGGCATCGGCACGCTGTACCGCCGCTTCCCGACCTACGCCGACCTGATCCGCGCGCTCTACGACCGCGCCGCCGCGCGCATCGACGTGGTCATGGAGCAGCTCGCCGAGCTCGACTCGGGCTGGGACCAGGTCGTCGCGTTCCTCGACGGCAACCTCGCGATACTGGTCGACTACCCGGCGACGCCCGCGGTGCTGCACCGCATGTCGGAGCTCGACCCCGACTACCGGCCCGGCATGCGCTGGGAGGAGGCGGTCGCCGCGTTCGTGCAGCGCGCGCACGACGAGGGGTCGCTGCGCACCGACGTGACCGGCACCGACCTCGGCATGTTGCCGCTCGCCATGGCGAGCGTGCTGCGGTTCCCGGAGCCGCAGCGCGGCGTCGCCCTCGCGCGCTACCGCACGATCACGCTCGACGGCCTCCGCGCGTCGGACACCGCGCAGCCGATGCCGACCGAGCCGTTCAGCACCGACGACCTCAACATCGCGGTGCACGGTCGCCGGGCCGAGCCCCCGACGCGCGCCGAGCGCACCTGA